A region of the Paraburkholderia flava genome:
GAGATCGCATGCTAAAACTGGACTTTCATCCCGCCGGCCGTCACTTCCTGCAGATTCCGGGGCCGAGCCCGGTGCCCGACCGCATCCTGCGGGCGATGAGCTATCCGACCATCGATCACCGCGGCCCCGAATTCGGTGCGCTCGGGCTGAAGGTGCTCGACGGCATCAAGCAGATCTTCAAGACGAAGCAGCCGGTCGTGATCTACCCGGCGTCCGGCACCGGCGCATGGGAGGCGGCGCTGTCGAATACGCTGAGCCCCGGCGACACCGTGATCATGTTCGAGACCGGCCACTTCGCGACGCTGTGGAAGAAGATGGCCGAGAGCCTTGGCCTGAAGCCTGAATTCCTCGGCTTGCCCGGCATCGAAGGCTGGCGGCGCGGCGTGCAGCCGCAGATGATCGAAGCGCGGTTGCGCGAAGACACCGGCCACACGATCAAGGCCGTCTGCGTCGTCCATAACGAAACGTCGACGGGCGTCACGTCGGACATCGCGGCCGTGCGTCGCGCGATCGATGCGGCGGGTCATCCGGCGCTGCTGCTGGTCGACACGATCTCGGGTCTCGCGTGTGCCGATTACCGGCATGACGAATGGGGCGTCGACGTCACGGTATCGGGTTCGCAGAAGGGGTTGATGCTGCCGCCCGGCATCAGCTTCAACGCGATCTCGCCGAAGGCACTCGCGGCGAGCCGCGACGCGAAGCTGCCGCGCAGCTTCTGGGACTGGACCGAAATCGTCGAGATGAACAAGAGCGGCTACTGGCCGTACACGCCGAACACGAACCTGCTGTACGGCCTGTCGGAAGCGCTCGACATGATCCTCGACGAAGGGCTCGACAACGTGTTCGCGCGTCATGCGCGGCTCGCCGAAGCGTGCCGCCGCGCGGTGCGCGCGTGGGGACTCGAGATCCAGTGCGCGGACCCGGACGTGTACAGCCCGGTGCTGACCGGCGTGATGATGCCCGACGGCATCGACGCGGACGCGGTGCGCAAGCTGATCTACGAGCGCTTCGACATGTCGCTCGGCACGGGCCTTGGCAAGATGAAGGGCCGCATGTTCCGCATCGGCCATCTCGGCGACTGCAACGACCTCACGCTGCTCGCGACGCTCGCCGGTTGCGAGATGGGTCTGCGACTCGCGGGCGTGCCGCTCGCCGCGAGCGGTTTGCCTGCTGCAATGGCGTGGCTGACCGAGCAGTCGCATGCAACGAAGCTGAAGGCAGCCGCTTAACGACGTACAAGCGAGATGCACAAGCCGGCAGCATCCGCCGGCTTCGATAAACCATCCGTTCATTGAAAAGCAAATAGAAAAAGGGAGCGGGGTGATGCGCGCGATGAACCACGCGCATCACCTCTCGCGAACGCGCCGCAGAGCGCGGCGATTCACCACATGCAGGCCGACCGACCGCCCCCCAGTGCGCGGCGGGCAGCGGCGAAGCGCGCCATTCCGGCGTGCCGCCGACCAGCAACGGAGACAGACGATGAAGCGGTTTCGTTTGAACAGTGCGACCAGTATCGTTCTAGTGATGCTCTGCATCATGTACTTCATCACCTACCTCGACCGCGTGAACGTGAGTACGGCGGCGGCGGGGTTCGGCAAGGAATTCAGTCTTTCGCATACCGAAGTCGGACTCGTGTTCTCCGCGTTCGCGTATCCGTATCTCGTGTTTCAGATCATCGGCGGGTGGGTGAGCGATCGCTTTGGCGCGAAGCGCACGCTGATCGCGTGCGGTGCGATCTGGGCGCTCGCAACGCTGCTGACCGGCTTCGCCGGCGGTCTCGCGTCGCTGCTCGCCGCGCGCGTGCTGCTCGGTTTCGGCGAAGGCGCGACGTTCCCGGCGGCGACCGCTGCAATGTCGCGCTGGGTCGCGAAAGAACGGCGCGGCTTCGCGCAGGGCATCACGCATGCGGCCGCGCGGATCGGCAACGCGATCGCGCCGGGCGCGATCGTGCTCGTGATGGCGACATGGGGCTGGCGCGAATCGTTCTATAT
Encoded here:
- a CDS encoding pyridoxal-phosphate-dependent aminotransferase family protein is translated as MLKLDFHPAGRHFLQIPGPSPVPDRILRAMSYPTIDHRGPEFGALGLKVLDGIKQIFKTKQPVVIYPASGTGAWEAALSNTLSPGDTVIMFETGHFATLWKKMAESLGLKPEFLGLPGIEGWRRGVQPQMIEARLREDTGHTIKAVCVVHNETSTGVTSDIAAVRRAIDAAGHPALLLVDTISGLACADYRHDEWGVDVTVSGSQKGLMLPPGISFNAISPKALAASRDAKLPRSFWDWTEIVEMNKSGYWPYTPNTNLLYGLSEALDMILDEGLDNVFARHARLAEACRRAVRAWGLEIQCADPDVYSPVLTGVMMPDGIDADAVRKLIYERFDMSLGTGLGKMKGRMFRIGHLGDCNDLTLLATLAGCEMGLRLAGVPLAASGLPAAMAWLTEQSHATKLKAAA